In Brachyspira hampsonii, the following are encoded in one genomic region:
- a CDS encoding flavodoxin, with the protein MKKYMIIMLYLVFTYIGYAQNSKILIVYFSRVGNTLFKDNIDASTSASIIANNNRVGTTEYAANIIKNELNADIRLIETVDKYTDNFDNLVDKNHEEMRNNYFPKIKPLNIDINKYDTVFIGYPVWANDVPMAVRSFIRDYNLSSKTIIPFCTHDGYGAGRSYNTIRNMIKNANILNGLALDSSNIQSEDERIKSWIRELNLKK; encoded by the coding sequence ATGAAAAAATACATGATTATAATGCTTTATCTAGTGTTTACATACATAGGATATGCACAGAATTCAAAAATTCTGATTGTTTATTTTTCAAGAGTAGGAAACACTTTATTTAAAGATAATATAGACGCCTCAACTTCAGCAAGCATTATAGCAAATAATAACAGAGTAGGTACTACAGAATATGCTGCTAATATAATAAAAAATGAATTAAATGCTGATATTAGATTAATAGAAACAGTTGATAAATACACTGATAATTTCGACAATTTAGTTGATAAAAATCATGAAGAGATGCGTAACAATTATTTTCCGAAAATAAAGCCGTTAAATATTGATATAAATAAATATGATACCGTTTTTATAGGATATCCTGTATGGGCTAATGATGTACCAATGGCAGTGCGTTCATTCATTAGAGATTATAATTTGTCATCAAAAACTATAATACCATTTTGTACTCATGACGGATACGGTGCTGGAAGATCATATAATACTATTAGAAACATGATAAAAAATGCCAATATATTAAATGGCTTGGCATTAGACTCTTCTAATATACAATCAGAGGACGAGAGAATAAAATCTTGGATAAGAGAATTAAATTTAAAAAAATAG
- a CDS encoding flavodoxin: MKNLILIYLLLSIIISCKNNNTSNIESTNDNNYNTQNNYVNINYTQSDSKILIAYFTWADNTVVENPSSIDPDAETSASVLPIGNAALIAGWIQEETGGDLFSIKTENKYSSDYDECLNQARKERDNNERPRLTQRVNNIDDYDVIFLGFPNWWYTCPMAIFTFVESYDLSGKTIIPFCTHGTGGLSRTIRDLRNLLPDDCKVLEPIGIYRPEVKTSKNKVLDWLRKLDY; this comes from the coding sequence ATGAAAAATTTAATATTAATTTATTTACTTTTATCAATAATTATATCATGCAAAAATAACAATACTTCTAATATAGAAAGTACAAATGATAATAATTATAATACTCAAAATAATTATGTTAACATCAATTATACTCAAAGCGATTCAAAAATATTAATAGCATATTTTACTTGGGCAGACAATACTGTAGTAGAAAACCCTTCATCTATAGACCCAGATGCTGAAACTTCTGCAAGCGTGCTTCCTATTGGAAATGCTGCATTAATTGCTGGCTGGATACAAGAAGAAACAGGAGGAGATTTATTTAGTATAAAAACAGAAAATAAATATTCAAGCGATTATGATGAATGTCTTAATCAAGCTAGAAAAGAAAGGGATAATAATGAAAGACCAAGACTTACTCAAAGAGTTAATAATATAGATGATTATGATGTTATATTTTTAGGTTTTCCTAATTGGTGGTATACTTGCCCTATGGCTATTTTCACATTCGTTGAAAGCTATGATCTATCTGGAAAAACTATAATACCATTTTGTACTCATGGAACAGGAGGACTTTCAAGAACTATAAGAGATTTGAGGAACTTACTTCCAGATGACTGCAAAGTATTGGAGCCTATAGGAATATACAGACCAGAGGTAAAAACATCAAAAAATAAGGTTTTAGATTGGCTTAGAAAGTTGGATTATTAA
- a CDS encoding MerR family transcriptional regulator, with protein sequence MTISEVSQLTGLTKDTLRYYEKIGVIPEIGRSKSGIRNYNEYNLKCIEFSKSMRDLGISIDSIIKYIKLCQKGTNTINERKSILINERNLMQRHFNDLKIKLDKLNKKLEEKDFFN encoded by the coding sequence ATGACTATATCAGAAGTAAGCCAATTAACAGGACTCACAAAAGACACTTTAAGATACTATGAGAAAATAGGAGTAATACCGGAAATAGGAAGAAGCAAAAGCGGAATTAGAAACTATAATGAATATAATTTGAAATGTATAGAGTTTTCAAAATCAATGCGTGATTTAGGCATATCAATAGACTCCATTATAAAATATATTAAACTTTGCCAAAAAGGTACAAATACAATAAATGAAAGAAAATCAATACTAATTAATGAAAGAAATTTAATGCAAAGACATTTTAATGATTTAAAAATAAAATTAGATAAACTAAATAAAAAACTAGAAGAAAAAGATTTTTTTAATTAA
- a CDS encoding cyclophilin-like fold protein, giving the protein MKKISIIIFFIFFSLCNAQENTKIKITVNNQVLEGVIYDTELSKEIMNIFPITVSMAGYGNREYYGSIDYRPKNITKGKLNFQNGDITYCARNNSLAIFYSQSSNPNLTMEVIPIGKVTSDLSIFHDLYNRGERRADITFSIY; this is encoded by the coding sequence ATGAAAAAAATTAGTATAATTATCTTTTTTATATTTTTTAGTTTATGTAATGCTCAAGAGAATACAAAAATAAAAATTACTGTAAACAATCAAGTATTGGAAGGAGTTATTTATGATACAGAACTATCAAAAGAGATAATGAATATATTTCCAATTACTGTTTCTATGGCAGGTTATGGTAATAGAGAATATTACGGCTCAATAGACTACAGACCAAAAAATATAACAAAAGGAAAATTAAATTTCCAAAACGGTGATATAACATACTGTGCCAGAAATAATTCGCTTGCAATATTCTACTCACAGTCATCTAATCCCAATCTTACTATGGAAGTTATACCAATTGGAAAAGTTACATCAGATTTAAGTATTTTTCATGATTTATATAACAGAGGAGAAAGAAGAGCAGATATAACTTTTAGTATATACTGA
- a CDS encoding NAD(P)H-dependent oxidoreductase, whose protein sequence is MKTLIIFSHTYWNDSKVNRKLLESIKDFKDITIHNLNEIYKDNKISKENVKSEISLLKEHDKIIFQFPLFWFSTPSLLKEWEDTVLTDILYGSESKCLEGKTFQIITTAGGEKSFYDSLEFGINTILSPITTSFKYLGLKAENPYCIYHANSDNLDLNEYHKYLR, encoded by the coding sequence ATGAAAACACTTATAATTTTTTCGCATACATATTGGAATGATTCAAAGGTTAATCGTAAATTATTAGAATCGATAAAAGATTTTAAAGATATCACAATTCATAATTTAAATGAAATATATAAAGATAATAAAATAAGTAAGGAAAATGTGAAATCAGAAATATCTTTATTAAAAGAACATGATAAAATAATATTTCAGTTTCCATTATTTTGGTTTAGTACTCCAAGCCTATTAAAAGAATGGGAGGATACTGTTTTAACTGATATACTTTATGGAAGTGAAAGCAAATGTTTAGAAGGAAAAACTTTTCAAATAATTACTACTGCAGGCGGAGAAAAATCTTTTTATGATTCTTTGGAGTTTGGTATTAATACTATACTTTCCCCTATAACAACAAGTTTTAAATATTTAGGTTTAAAAGCAGAAAATCCATACTGCATATATCATGCTAATTCTGATAATTTAGACCTAAACGAATATCATAAGTATTTAAGATAA
- a CDS encoding cyclophilin-like fold protein, translating into MTKTITFILLILSILTMNAFTQNTKVKLTFNDNEIYALITNSNAGNDFLSLLPMNLKIEDFNGTEKISYLSKKLNTQNEPDGITPKAGDITYYAPWGNLAIFYKNFRYSNNLIYLGRFENISDISKLSNMKGDFEIRIEKAN; encoded by the coding sequence ATGACAAAAACTATTACTTTTATATTACTTATATTGAGTATACTTACAATGAATGCTTTTACACAAAATACAAAAGTAAAACTAACATTTAATGATAATGAAATTTATGCTTTAATAACAAATTCAAATGCCGGAAATGATTTTTTATCGCTTCTGCCTATGAATTTGAAAATTGAAGATTTTAATGGTACAGAGAAAATATCATATCTGAGTAAAAAACTAAATACTCAAAATGAACCAGACGGCATAACTCCAAAAGCAGGAGATATAACTTATTATGCTCCTTGGGGTAATTTGGCTATATTTTATAAAAATTTCAGATATTCAAATAATTTAATTTATTTGGGAAGATTTGAAAATATTTCTGATATATCAAAACTTTCAAATATGAAAGGAGATTTTGAAATTCGTATAGAGAAAGCAAATTAA
- a CDS encoding DUF3536 domain-containing protein has translation MRYLILHGHFYQPPRENPFLGEIQKEASAAPAHDWNERITNECYSPNAYSRILDGYGRIMDMSNNYEYISFNFGPTLIDYIAKTRKDLLARIIEADKKSIERIGYGNAIAQVYNHIILPLAKKEDMRVQIKWGLYNFEKYFGRKSSGMWLSETAINLDVVDALYDCGVKFTILSPYQAHYVKNITTLDVSGGKIDTSKPYWLYGHNGKRIIVFFYDPYISQAIAFEHLLTSSDKLAERIRNAYGERRLVNIATDGESYGHHEPFADMCLARYFKENVHYDNITPTNYEHYLNMYPPTEEVILHEGTGARGTSWSCSHGVERWRSNCGCGGWEGLDLSWRGPLRDAFDILRKMQDKLFKTFLNFTDETRNSLREEYVRAIYNDLDARDLYEICSKYISFKEFVFLMESYKYSLFSYTSCGWFFEDVSRLEPIKNMQYAEQSFHYARLLVKDKNLDFVNEAHEEFLKTLEKSISNKPEHHSARYFYEKEAKADVFTKLYVINYFIFNLIASEYRDININIFKHEIKTTKIENNIIEGILIDNIAADIYFRVNTSSENHEFKNQIQISEYYDKLDNSSVYTMYLKDLNSDIRDKLADSLFESDIKKLDHLMHEIYPEYRKLFTYFNLNSITPDYDYRRIMGAMASPILREKIIDRGRDAYDEVSENLKDARSAGIFISNSGISSLIGDNIKNALNTLYETGNPETIYDVLKDVKFLSNNDMPIDRNTFENIFYKIILKYKNTDIQFNDNEKASFKELGYWLNFNMDNI, from the coding sequence ATGAGATACTTGATATTGCACGGTCATTTCTATCAGCCGCCAAGAGAAAATCCATTTTTAGGTGAAATACAAAAAGAGGCAAGTGCAGCACCCGCACATGATTGGAATGAAAGAATAACAAATGAATGTTATAGTCCTAATGCATATTCAAGAATATTAGACGGATATGGAAGAATTATGGATATGTCTAATAACTATGAATATATAAGTTTTAATTTCGGACCTACGCTTATAGATTATATAGCAAAAACGAGAAAAGATTTATTAGCAAGAATAATAGAAGCTGATAAAAAAAGTATAGAAAGAATTGGATACGGAAATGCAATTGCCCAAGTATATAATCATATAATACTGCCGCTTGCCAAAAAAGAAGATATGAGAGTGCAGATAAAATGGGGGTTATATAACTTTGAAAAATATTTCGGAAGAAAATCAAGCGGTATGTGGCTTTCTGAAACCGCTATAAATTTAGATGTAGTTGATGCTTTATATGACTGCGGAGTAAAATTTACAATACTTTCACCATATCAGGCTCACTATGTAAAAAACATAACAACATTAGATGTATCCGGAGGAAAAATAGATACTTCTAAGCCATATTGGCTATACGGACATAATGGTAAAAGAATTATCGTATTCTTTTATGATCCTTATATATCTCAGGCTATAGCTTTTGAACATTTGCTTACTTCATCTGATAAACTTGCTGAAAGAATAAGAAATGCTTATGGCGAAAGGAGACTTGTAAATATAGCAACTGACGGAGAAAGCTATGGTCATCATGAACCTTTTGCGGATATGTGTTTGGCAAGGTATTTCAAAGAGAATGTTCATTATGATAATATTACGCCTACTAATTATGAACATTATTTAAATATGTATCCTCCTACAGAAGAGGTTATACTTCATGAAGGCACAGGTGCAAGAGGTACTTCTTGGAGCTGTTCACATGGTGTAGAAAGGTGGAGAAGTAATTGCGGTTGCGGCGGTTGGGAAGGACTTGACTTATCTTGGAGAGGTCCTTTAAGAGATGCATTTGATATACTTAGAAAAATGCAGGATAAATTATTCAAAACTTTTTTAAACTTTACTGATGAAACTAGAAACTCTTTGAGAGAAGAATATGTACGAGCGATATATAATGATTTAGATGCTAGGGACTTATATGAGATATGCAGCAAATATATATCATTTAAAGAATTCGTATTTTTAATGGAATCTTATAAATATTCATTATTCTCATATACATCTTGCGGCTGGTTCTTTGAAGATGTATCAAGACTAGAACCTATAAAAAATATGCAGTATGCTGAACAGTCTTTCCATTATGCCAGATTGTTAGTAAAAGATAAAAATCTTGACTTTGTTAATGAAGCTCATGAAGAGTTCCTAAAAACACTAGAGAAGTCTATAAGCAATAAACCAGAACATCATAGTGCCAGATATTTCTATGAAAAAGAAGCAAAAGCTGATGTGTTCACAAAACTTTATGTTATTAATTATTTTATCTTTAATCTTATAGCAAGCGAATATAGAGATATAAATATAAATATCTTTAAGCATGAAATAAAAACAACTAAGATAGAAAATAATATTATAGAAGGTATATTAATAGATAATATAGCGGCAGATATATATTTTAGAGTTAATACATCAAGTGAAAATCATGAATTTAAAAATCAAATACAAATATCAGAATATTATGATAAGTTAGATAACTCTTCTGTTTATACGATGTATTTAAAAGATTTAAATTCAGATATAAGAGATAAATTAGCTGACAGTTTATTTGAAAGTGATATTAAAAAATTAGATCATTTGATGCATGAAATATATCCTGAATATAGAAAACTTTTTACATACTTCAATTTGAATAGTATTACTCCTGATTATGATTATAGAAGAATAATGGGAGCTATGGCATCGCCTATACTTAGAGAAAAAATCATAGATAGAGGAAGAGATGCTTATGATGAGGTATCAGAAAATTTAAAAGATGCAAGAAGTGCAGGAATATTTATATCAAACAGCGGAATATCCAGCTTAATCGGAGATAATATAAAAAATGCTTTGAATACATTATATGAAACCGGAAATCCTGAAACAATATATGATGTACTTAAAGATGTTAAGTTCTTATCAAATAATGATATGCCTATAGATAGAAATACATTTGAAAATATATTTTATAAGATAATCTTAAAGTATAAAAATACGGATATACAATTTAATGATAATGAAAAAGCATCATTCAAAGAATTAGGATATTGGCTTAATTTCAATATGGATAATATATAA
- a CDS encoding carboxymuconolactone decarboxylase family protein, with product MKKMLKLSLSIFLLMTILSCQANNNNTNNNGGNLNMTEKANTKYNELFKRDAASTKPNDEELESIFNNFLYGEVYNHGSLDAKLRELVTLVSLTASQGTDFIKDHVEIALNVGVTPIEIKEALYQCSPYVGFPRVFAALEKANEIFKAKNISLPIESQSTVTEETRFDKGLETQVSIFGNAILTAHSNAAPNQKHIQNYLSANCFGDFYTRTGLYLKTRELLTFIMIISLGGAEPQAIAHANANIAMGNTKDMMIEAVTQCLPYIGYPRTLNAITVINNIQ from the coding sequence ATGAAAAAAATGTTAAAATTAAGTTTATCAATATTCTTATTAATGACAATATTATCTTGTCAGGCAAATAACAATAATACAAACAATAATGGAGGAAATCTAAATATGACAGAAAAAGCAAACACCAAATATAATGAATTATTTAAAAGAGATGCCGCTTCTACAAAACCCAATGATGAAGAATTAGAAAGTATATTCAATAACTTTTTATACGGCGAAGTTTATAATCATGGCTCATTAGATGCAAAATTAAGAGAGCTTGTAACATTAGTTTCTCTAACAGCTTCTCAAGGCACTGACTTTATAAAAGATCATGTAGAAATAGCTTTGAATGTAGGAGTTACACCTATAGAGATAAAAGAGGCACTATATCAATGTTCTCCTTATGTAGGTTTTCCAAGAGTATTTGCGGCATTAGAAAAAGCAAATGAAATTTTTAAAGCAAAAAATATATCACTTCCTATAGAATCTCAATCAACTGTTACAGAGGAAACAAGATTTGATAAAGGATTAGAAACTCAGGTAAGCATATTTGGAAATGCAATACTTACTGCTCATTCAAATGCCGCCCCAAATCAAAAACATATTCAGAACTATTTATCAGCTAACTGTTTCGGAGATTTCTATACAAGAACAGGTTTGTATTTAAAAACAAGAGAGCTTTTAACATTCATAATGATAATATCTTTAGGAGGAGCTGAACCTCAGGCTATAGCACATGCAAATGCTAATATAGCAATGGGTAATACTAAAGATATGATGATAGAAGCTGTAACTCAATGCCTTCCTTATATAGGATACCCAAGAACATTGAACGCTATAACTGTAATTAATAATATACAATAA
- a CDS encoding flavodoxin — MRKIIKTILLSLFLSSTLLIGGLYAQSSKTLIVYFSWGGNTRTAANMIKNMTHADIFEVKTAESYPTDYNDTINQARDELNNNVLPRLSANINNLADYDTIILCYPNWWGTIPQAVKQLLQTHNFSGKKIAPLCTHGGGGMGRSLNDIKTLCPNSDILNHLSISGRSVNGSENNIRTWLQNINIL, encoded by the coding sequence ATGAGAAAAATTATCAAAACAATATTATTATCATTATTTCTTTCAAGCACATTATTAATAGGAGGTTTATACGCTCAAAGCTCAAAAACTTTAATAGTATATTTCTCTTGGGGAGGAAACACCAGAACAGCTGCCAATATGATAAAGAACATGACTCATGCTGATATATTTGAAGTAAAAACTGCAGAAAGCTACCCTACTGATTATAATGATACTATAAATCAGGCAAGAGATGAATTAAATAATAATGTTTTACCTAGATTAAGTGCTAATATAAATAATTTGGCAGATTATGATACTATAATATTATGTTACCCTAATTGGTGGGGTACTATTCCTCAGGCAGTAAAACAATTATTACAAACTCATAATTTCAGCGGTAAAAAAATAGCTCCTTTATGCACGCATGGCGGAGGCGGTATGGGAAGAAGTTTAAATGATATAAAAACTTTATGCCCTAACTCTGATATATTAAACCATCTAAGTATATCTGGAAGAAGTGTTAATGGCTCAGAAAATAATATAAGAACATGGCTTCAAAATATAAACATACTATAA
- a CDS encoding DUF4405 domain-containing protein: protein MSKKIIKIIVDIIMTLLFFILMAYHFTGDAVHEYLGFLLFIFFILHHILNFNWYKNLPKGKYNFNRVLNTFINTMLFLCMIGLMISGILFSQRVLGFLNIHNSGMFTRRLHMISNSWGFIFMSAHLGMHWGMFINMSKKFINIKKQIALIIASLIAVYGIISFIKRELYNKMFLLVEFAFFNYEEPVILFFMDYLSIMGLFIFISYYLPKIIKNNNK, encoded by the coding sequence ATGAGTAAAAAAATAATAAAAATAATCGTAGACATAATAATGACTTTACTATTTTTTATTTTGATGGCATATCATTTCACTGGAGATGCCGTACATGAATATTTGGGTTTTCTTCTTTTTATATTTTTTATACTTCATCATATACTTAATTTTAATTGGTATAAAAACCTGCCTAAAGGAAAATATAATTTTAATAGGGTTTTAAATACATTCATTAATACTATGCTTTTTTTATGTATGATAGGATTAATGATAAGCGGAATACTATTTTCTCAAAGGGTGCTTGGATTTTTGAATATTCATAACAGCGGAATGTTTACAAGACGCCTTCATATGATTTCAAACTCTTGGGGATTTATATTTATGTCAGCACATCTTGGAATGCATTGGGGTATGTTTATCAATATGAGTAAGAAGTTTATCAATATAAAAAAACAAATAGCATTAATAATAGCTTCATTAATTGCTGTATATGGTATTATTTCATTTATAAAAAGAGAATTATATAATAAAATGTTTTTGCTTGTAGAGTTTGCTTTTTTTAATTATGAAGAGCCTGTAATACTTTTCTTTATGGATTATTTATCTATAATGGGTTTATTCATATTTATAAGCTACTATCTGCCAAAAATTATAAAAAATAATAATAAATAA
- a CDS encoding (R)-mandelonitrile lyase: MKKYLLISFTLSIIFTTVSCNAGSKEASNIYEYAKSPEGTVLIKNGEGQKSKGSADYFTGDVEVESITAPNETSKFSVAYVTFQAGARSAWHTHPAGQHLIVVEGVGLTQEEGKPIQEFRAGDILYCPSNVKHWHGASPNSPMKHVAITGDSNGNNVTWMEHVTDEEYYSYTNQ; encoded by the coding sequence ATGAAAAAATATTTACTAATTAGTTTTACTTTATCAATAATATTTACTACTGTATCATGTAATGCAGGAAGTAAAGAGGCTTCAAACATTTATGAATATGCAAAATCACCAGAAGGAACAGTATTGATAAAAAACGGCGAAGGGCAAAAATCTAAAGGTTCAGCAGACTATTTTACAGGCGATGTTGAAGTTGAAAGTATAACAGCACCTAATGAAACATCTAAATTCTCAGTAGCCTATGTTACATTTCAAGCTGGTGCAAGAAGTGCATGGCATACTCACCCAGCTGGACAGCATTTAATAGTTGTTGAAGGTGTCGGACTTACTCAGGAAGAAGGAAAACCTATTCAGGAGTTTAGAGCTGGAGATATTTTATACTGCCCTTCAAATGTTAAACATTGGCATGGAGCTTCTCCAAATTCACCAATGAAACATGTTGCTATAACAGGTGATTCAAACGGAAACAATGTTACTTGGATGGAACATGTTACTGATGAAGAATATTACAGCTATACTAATCAATAA
- a CDS encoding aldo/keto reductase gives MNNIKLNNGVEMPILGFGVYKIDNYEECKKACLYAIEAGYRHIDTASIYMNEKAVGDAIKESGINRKEMFITTKLWIQDADYDKAKKAFQISMEKLGLDYLDLYLLHMPFGNYYSAWKAMEELYEAGHIKAIGVCNFYKERLIDFVYNHKIMPAINQIETHPFFQRWEDQELMKEYNITLESWAPLAEGSNNIFNNEILKSIGKKYNKTAAQVILRWLTQRNIPIIPKSVNKDRIIENSKIFDFILDDNDMNLIKTLDNNKNIIFLNEDEKFIKQLLNMKY, from the coding sequence ATGAATAATATAAAATTAAATAATGGTGTTGAAATGCCTATTCTTGGATTCGGAGTATACAAAATAGATAATTACGAAGAATGCAAAAAAGCATGTCTTTACGCTATTGAAGCTGGATACAGACACATAGATACAGCATCTATATATATGAATGAAAAAGCAGTAGGAGATGCTATAAAAGAAAGCGGTATAAATAGAAAAGAGATGTTTATAACCACAAAATTATGGATACAGGATGCAGATTATGATAAGGCAAAAAAAGCATTTCAAATATCTATGGAAAAATTAGGATTGGATTATTTAGATTTATATTTACTCCATATGCCTTTTGGTAATTATTATTCCGCTTGGAAAGCAATGGAAGAATTATATGAAGCAGGACATATAAAAGCCATAGGAGTTTGCAACTTCTATAAAGAGAGATTAATTGATTTTGTATATAATCATAAAATAATGCCAGCTATTAATCAAATAGAAACACATCCATTCTTCCAAAGATGGGAAGATCAAGAATTAATGAAAGAGTATAATATCACATTAGAATCTTGGGCACCTTTAGCAGAAGGCAGTAATAATATTTTCAATAATGAAATATTAAAAAGCATAGGAAAAAAATATAATAAAACTGCAGCTCAAGTTATTTTAAGATGGCTAACTCAAAGAAATATACCTATTATACCAAAAAGTGTTAATAAAGATAGAATAATAGAAAACTCTAAAATATTTGATTTTATATTAGATGATAATGATATGAATCTTATAAAAACTTTAGACAATAATAAAAATATAATATTTCTTAATGAAGATGAAAAGTTTATAAAACAATTATTAAATATGAAATATTAA
- a CDS encoding LysR family transcriptional regulator → MDIKSLKYFLTSAREGSITKAANYLNLTQPNLSRQINNLEKEIGKKLFIRSNYSIKLTSDGILLKKRAEEIIDLMEKTKMEFKSSEDIIAGDIYIGSGETYYMHIIANIIKDIRELYPNIIYHIHSGIYSDITEKLDRGLADFGLLIGSFDETKYDYIKIPHKESYGLLMKKDSHLSKKKFITKEDLLNIPIICPKRFFRNKSKSNKFYEWIGEDIDKLNIVLTYNLIYNAAIMVEEGIGYAITMDKLINTISESDLCFIPLKPKLYVESSIIWKKNQVFSKASKIFLEELKNKLRC, encoded by the coding sequence ATGGATATAAAATCTTTAAAATATTTTTTAACTTCGGCCAGAGAGGGAAGCATTACAAAAGCTGCTAATTATCTCAATCTTACTCAGCCAAATCTATCAAGACAAATAAATAATTTAGAAAAAGAAATAGGAAAAAAACTTTTTATAAGAAGCAATTACAGTATAAAACTTACATCTGACGGAATACTTTTAAAGAAGAGGGCTGAAGAAATAATTGATTTAATGGAAAAAACTAAAATGGAGTTTAAGTCTTCTGAAGATATAATAGCAGGAGACATTTATATAGGAAGCGGAGAAACCTATTATATGCATATCATAGCTAATATAATAAAAGATATAAGAGAATTGTATCCAAACATAATATATCATATTCATAGCGGAATATATTCTGATATTACAGAAAAATTAGACAGAGGACTTGCTGATTTTGGGTTATTGATAGGAAGTTTTGATGAAACTAAATACGATTATATAAAAATACCTCATAAAGAATCATACGGTTTATTAATGAAAAAAGATTCGCATCTCTCAAAAAAGAAGTTTATAACTAAAGAGGATTTATTAAATATTCCAATAATATGCCCTAAAAGATTTTTTAGGAATAAGTCAAAAAGTAATAAATTTTATGAGTGGATTGGTGAAGATATTGATAAATTAAATATAGTTTTAACTTATAACCTTATTTATAATGCTGCTATTATGGTTGAAGAGGGTATAGGATATGCTATTACTATGGATAAGCTTATAAATACTATAAGTGAAAGTGATTTATGCTTTATACCTCTTAAGCCAAAATTGTATGTAGAATCAAGTATAATATGGAAGAAAAATCAAGTATTTTCAAAAGCCTCAAAGATCTTTTTAGAAGAATTAAAAAATAAGTTACGATGTTAA